The sequence CGGCATTTGGAGCACCTATGATTCTTCCATGGATCTATTTTGATTGGAAAACCAATGGAAAGGTTAAATTCCGACTTAATTTCCCGGAAGGTGCAGAAGCCGGATATGAATTCTCAGATGTTTTTACCTTAAAAGCTGTGGTTAACCTCAGCGGAATGACTGTAGAGAGAAATAAAGAAGGGAAATCTATCATGTTTGGGTATCAGCAGATCACCGCAGGTCTCAGACCGGAAATAAAGATCAATGATAAGCTGAGTATAGGGATCACGGGAGGATCAACCCTGATAAGAAATTTCACTGAAAGTGAACGAAAAATCAGCAGTATCTTTAAAGAGAAAAAAATTGCAGACCCGAAGTTTTCCAGTACATTCTATGCAGCGGTCTCCCTACGCTGGAATCTTCCTTAAGATATGAGAGCAAAAAAGCCGGAATGTATTTATTTGATCTATTTTTTAACTTGAATAATTCCCCCAACACCCTTCCGGCTTTTCTTTTTTATTTACTAATGAGCTTTTTATACACCACCTGATTAAGCAATTCTTCTTTTCGGGTACGGGAAATGGGAAGCTCTGTTTTATTAATAAATAAGCGGCCTCCGGAGATCATATCAATGTGGATGATATTGATTAAAAATGACTTGTGAATCCTGAAAAAATGCTCAGAAGGCAAGGATTCTTCAATGGCTTTCATCGTCTGATGAATAACCAGGGATTTATCTTTAAAATGCAGTTTGGTATAGTTCTGCATACTTTCAATATATAAAATATCTACCCAGGAAACCTTGATAAAGGTATCAGATTGCCTTACATAGAGAAAAGGATCATCCAAAGAGGTATTTTTCTTTAATTTTTCACTGATAATAAATTGCTGTTGAGCTTTATTAACAGCTTGATAAAAGCGGTTAAAAGCAATCGGCTTTAAAAGATAATCTACTACCTGTAGCCTAAATCCTTCTAATGCATACTCAGAATAAGCCGTTGTAAAAATACATAAAGGCGGATTTTCAAGCTGCTCCAGAAAATCAATACCATTCAGATAAGGCATATTAATGTCCAGAAAAAGAAGGTCTATTTCAGTTTCCTTTACTTTGGCATCTGCTTCCAGTGCAGTGGCATAAGTTCCTTCTACAGATAAAAAATCAATTTTGTCTGCCAGTTCTTTAAGATGGAATCTTGCCAGAGGTTCATCATCTACAATCAGACATTTCATTTTGGGAATATTACTGCTCATTTTTTTCAGATAATTTTAAAGTTAAAGTGACTTTGTATACTAGATTATCAGGCTCAATGGTAAGATCATAAGCATTGGGATATTGTAATTTTAAACGTTTTTGTACATTTTGAAGCCCAATTCCACTATCTTTCTTTTTATGAACAGCTATTTCGGAATATGAGTTTTCGACATAAAAATAAAGGGCATTGTTTTCCTCTTTACAGAAGATCTTAACATAGCCGGTCTGCCCGGGGAGCCTGCAGACATATTTAAAGGCATTTTCAATAAAAGGAACTAAAAGTAATGGAGCAATAAGAACTTTTTTATCATTCAATTTAAAAGTTGATTTTACATCCAGTTCATTTCCCCATCTTAATTTTTCCACCTCCACCAGATTTTGGAGATACTCAATTTCCTTGTCAAGAGGTACCAGATTTTGATTGCAATGATAGAGCTGATACCGTAGAATATCTGAGAATTTCATTAATAAATAATCGGCAAGCACAGTGTCATGTTTCATAAGGATATGAATGTGATTCAGAATATTGAATACCACATGTGGATTAATCTGATCCTGAAGAAGCTTGAGTTGATTTTCTAGGTGAGCCTGCTGAAGGAGGATGTGATCACGTTCTATTTTTCCATGTTCTTGGTAGAAGCGGATGCCGCAGGCAGAACCATTGATCAGAAACGATGCAGGCAAGGACATATAAAAGCCTCGCCATAAAAAGGGAATCTGATCCCGGAAATCTGAAGGAAGAGTTCCTTTATCTGCTTCATCAACATAGGTAAAGACCAAAGCGTAAATTAAACTTAAAATTAAGGTGATAACAGTAACCTGAATAAGGAATTGTTTCATTTTTTTTAATCTTAAGGCTTTGGGAAGTAGGGTGTTGGTAAGAAAGTGAGTGAATGCAAAAGAACTTAAGACGATAATTATAGCCTGAATTAGGGCGGATAGACCTGTTGCTGAAACTTGAATATTACACCACAGTACAAAGCCTAGCACAAGCCAAAAAATAATAGAGAAAATATATTCTTTTAACACAAAGGGTTTTGTCATAAAACGATTGGAATGGGTTATAAAAAATTAGAAACTGCAGATTCACAGTTTCTAATCAGTCAAAGATAATTTAAGTTTTTAGAATAAGAAATAACCGATCCCAAGACTAAAGCTGTGAGGTTTGGATTTAAATTCCTTACTGATATTGGAAAGCCCGTTTTCATATCTCAGGTCTACCGTGAAATTTTTATAGTCTATGCCTATTCCTCCTGTAATTCCGATATTTGACTTGTCAAATTTTTTAAAACCTTCTTGGATTGATTCAGAAGTGGATAATTTGTTGTTGAAAGCATAGCTGTATACACCTCCTGCAAATACTCTTAGATTAAAATCGTCGGTTTTGACAAGTTTATACCCAATTACTATAGGAACATCAACGGCATTCCATGTTAGCTTGGCAGAACCGGAATCCTTTGATTCGTACGTTGTTTTTCTTTTGTTGAATAAAGTTTCTCCTTGTACATACAGGCTTCCAATATCCACTCTTGCCATTACACCTGCCTGATAACCGAAGCCGTATTTCCCTTCCAAGGAAGAAGATTCCGTTGAGGTTTTTGTAAAATTTGTACCTCCCTTTATTCCGATGTGAATAGATGGAGTCTGCTGGGCCTGTGTATCCATAGAACAAGTGATACATAATAACAGTGAGCAGAATGCTAAAAATTGTTGCTTCATAAATTGATTGCTTTTAAAAATTTGATACAAAGCAAAGAATCTTAAAGAACGATGGAAATTTTATTTGATGAATGGTAGAGATGCTTTGATAAGAATTCGGTTTTGGATGAATAAAAAAACGGAAGCCATTGTAGCTTCCGTAGATTATTATTTGATTTATTTTTAATAAGGCTGTTCTGTGCAGTCAATTGGTGGAATACATCCACCGGTACCTCCACCACCAGGATTTCCACCGCCTCCGACGGCAATACATTGTCCCGGACTTCCGTCGTCATACATTTCGCAGGCTTTTCCCCAGGCACATTGGCAGTCACTCTGGCAGTTATAGGAATCTCCCCCCATATGGCAGTTGTCTATTCCATTACCAAGAATCGTTGAAAGATCCTTTCTCAAAAGTTTTTTCATGTTTTTCATAATGTAATCTGATATTAAAATTAATAGTTTTGTTAATCTGTCATCAGTAAATATAATGAAAAATGAGATTGGTTCTGCTTTTAACTCTCCGTAAATGAATGGAATATAAGTTGGGATGGGTAAGAGGTAAAAAATAAACCCACTGTGAAGCGGGTCTATTGTATTTATTTTTTAAATGTTAAAACCAGTGGTAGAGATACCGTAGATGATACCGGCTTCCCACTAATTTCTGCGGGTTTCCACTTGCCTTTTTCCTTAATACGATAAAAGGCAGCTTCAATAAACGCATTCACATCTTCGTTATTTCCCTTTGCCTGAGCATCTAAAGCATTTCCTTTAGAGTCTACTACAAAGCTTAATGTTGCTTTATAAGAATTCGAAGCGTAGTTTAAGAAAACAAGATCAACTGCTTCATACAATGACTTTTGAAAAGCTGTTTTTCCAGCCTCGTATTCCGCTTCTTTCGTCAATTTAGTTTTGACTGGAGGGTCATTGGCCACTGCTTTCTTATCGTTTTCGGAAATCTTATCCAGAGCATTTTTATAAGATGTTATTTTGTCTTCTGTAAGAAGCCACTCTAGCTTAGTTCTCAGATCATTGGGCTTAGGGTATTTGTTGTACAATGCCGTTTTTTTTCTTTCATACTTAGAATCGGCCTTCTGAAATGCAGATATCTGAGCACTTCCGAAAGCAAAAGATAATATGAAGGCTAATGCTAAGAGTTTTTTCATCTCATTATGCTTTTACAATATTAATAATTACTTCTGTTGCCTTCTCCATACTTTCCAAGGCAACATATTCATACGGTCCGTGAAAGTTGATTCCTCCAGCAAAGATATTCGGACAAGGAAGTCCCATATAGGAAAGCTGAGCACCGTCTGTACCACCTCTGATGGCTTTGATTTTAGGCTCAATACCAGCTTCAGTCATTGCTTTGGCAGCAAGATCTACGATGTGCATTTTGCCTTCAAACTGCTGTTTCATGTTTCTGTATTGCTCCTTGATCTCCACTTCAGCGGTTCCTTCACCATGTTTTTGGTTGAATTCAGCCACCTTTTCTTCCATGAATTTCTTTCTTGCTTCAAATTTATCAGCATCGTGGTCACGGATGATGTATTGAAGTTTTGCTTCAGAAATATCAGCTGTAATGTCCATTAAGTGATAGAATCCTTCAAATCCTTTAGTGGTTGCTGGGGTTTCATTAGCAGGTAATGTTTGAGCGAACTCTGCAGCTAACAAAGCCGCATTAATCATTTTACCATAAGCATAACCAGGGTGTACACTTAATCCGTGGATTTTTACTACGGCTCCGGCAGCGTTAAAGTTTTCGTATTCAAGTTCTCCAACTTCTCCACCATCCATTGTATAGGCCCATTCAGCCCCGAATTTAGCCACATCAAATTTGTGGGCACCTCTCCCGATTTCTTCATCAGGAGTAAATCCTACAGCAATTCTTCCGTGCTTAATTTCTGGGTGAGCGATAAGATATTCCGCTGCAGTTACAATTTCTGCACAACCTGCTTTATCATCAGCTCCAAGAAGGGTATTTCCATCTGTAGTAATTAACGTCTGGCCAATATATTTTTTTAAACTTTCAAATCTTGAAGGTGATAAAGTAAATCCTGTGGTCTGGTTCAGTAAAAGATCATTTCCATCATAGTTTTTCCAAACCTGAGGCTTTACATTTTCACCGTTGAAATCAGGAGATGTATCGTAGTGTGAAATGAACCCAATCGTAGGCCTGTCATCATTTTCAAGGTTAGAAGGAACATAGCCCATAATATAACCGTGTTCGTCAATTGAAACATCTTCCAAACCGATTGTTTTCAGCTCTTCTGTAATGTAATTGGCAATATCCCACTGGCGCTCAGTAGAAGGTGTTGATTCACTTTCAGCATCACTTGTTGAATATATTTTTACATAGCTAAGAAAACGGTTCAGTAATTTCTCTTTCCATAATGGATTGAATTCTATTGTACTCATCAGATTTATCATAAATTTTAACAAAGTTAGCAAATTTGATGCTCAGAATACATTATTTGCGAGTTAATATCAGTTATCGAAATTATAAATCAGATATAAAACTTTGAAAATCAAAATAATCTTAGATTTGTATGTACAGTATACTAAGTAGTTTAGTTTTATTATATTTGAGAAAATCAAAAAGTAAAAATGTTTCTTACCGAATGTCCTAGAGATGCAATGCAGGGATGGGGAGAGTTTATCCCTACTGATAAAAAGATAGATTATATCAACTCCTTAATGGATGTTGGTTTTGATGTATTGGATTGTCTGAGCTTTGTTTCTCCCAAAGCAATTCCCCAAATGGCTGACTCTGATGAGGTGGCTGAAAATATTGATAAATCCCGCTCCAAGACCAAAGTTTCTGCTATTATAGGAAACTATAGAGGGGCTGAAAAAGCTTTAAAGCATGAGTCTGTAGATATCTTGGGGTTTCCTTTCTCTATTTCTGAAACATTTCAGCATAGAAATACCAATAAAAGTCAGGAAGAAGCTTTTGATGAGATCATTAAGATGCTTGAGTTGGTAAAAACTGAAGGAAAACAGCTGAATATTTATTTCTCTATGGCCTTTGGAAATCCTTATGGAGAAATGTGGAAGTGGGAAGATGTAGACCAGTGGGCACAAAGATTCTCGGATATCGGTGTTAAAGATATTCTGCTTTCTGATACCACAGGAGTCGCAACACCTGAAACCATTGCTCTTCTTTTTGAAAAAATTCCGTCAAAATATCCTGGAATTAATTTCGGTGGGCATTTCCATAACCGTTATGAAGAATCATATTCAAAACTGAAGGCAGCTTATGATCAAGGTTGCAGAAGATTTGACAGTGCCATCAAAGGAATTGGCGGATGTCCTATGGCAAAAGATGATCTGGTAGGAAATATGCCTACAGAACAGGTGATTAATTTTATGAGTGTTGAAAAAGCAGATCACAAGCTGAATCTTTTAAACTTTGAAAGCTCTTATAATAAGGCTAAGGATATTTTTCATTTTTAAAATGACTTAGAATCTCTGGCAGATATAGCAAATTACGCAGATAAGACACTGGAAAATGAGGATCTGCTTGAAATCAAAATATAAATAGGAGCGGACTAAAGTCCGCTTTACTATATTCATTAATCCATTGGCTTTGGCCCAAACTTCATTACAATAACCTAAAATCAACACAATGTCTCCAATAGTTTCACCCTCTGATTTAAAAAAACTTCCAACGGAAAACCTCATCATTCTTGATGCAAGAGTAGGGAAAGATGTACAACAAAACTATCTTGAAAAGCATATCAAAGGAGCAAGGTTCATTGATTTGGATAAAGATCTGGCTGAAATAGGACCAGATGCTGCTTTTGGAGGAAGACATCCGCTTCCAACACCAGAAAAATTTGCAGAAACATTATCCGACCTTGGAATAGCTGAAAACTCTCATATTGTTGTATATGATGATAAAAACGGTTCAAATGCTGCTGCCAGAGCATGGTGGATGCTCAGATCCTTTGGTTTTGAAAACGTACAGGTTTTGGATGGCGGAATCCAGGCTGCTGAAAATAATGCGATAGAACTTTCATCAGGAAAAGAGACTTTTGAAAAAGCTCCAACGATAAAAAAAGAAAATTGGACTCTTCCTATTTCAAGTTTGGAAGACGTTGAAAATGAATTAAAAAGCAATGTTTCCACCGTTGTTGATGTAAGAGATGCTTACCGGTACAGAGGAGAATCTGAACCTATTGACCTGGTTGCAGGACATATTCCGGGGGCAATCAATATTCCTTTTTCTGAAAATCTGGATGAAAATGGATTCTTCCTAAACCCTGAAGTTCTCAAGGAAAAATATAGCCGATTACTGGAAAATAGGCCTGGGAACCTGATTATTCACTGTGGTTCAGGAGTTACGGCATGTCATACTATTTTAGCATTAGCTTATGCAGGGTTTAAAATCCCTAATCTTTATGTAGGTTCATGGAGTGAATGGAGCAGGAGAGAAGGAAAAGCAATCGCAAAAGAAGTGTAAGAGCAACCCTGAATTTGAGGTTCAGCAATACAAAAAAGGATGTCATACCATGACATCCTTTTATATTTTCATATTACTTTTTACCCAATTGCAGCAGTGAGATAATGATAAACCCTATTCCGGTTATAAAAGGAGGCTGAGCCTGCATTTTAGATCCCAGATAAAGCATATATATACCTAAGAAAGCGAGGAGTATTGCTCCTATCTTTTTTGCCATAATTACTGAATAAATAGTTAGTAATATTAATTTTATCTGAGTAGAAAATGCTTAAGGTTTATAGCATTCCCAATTCAAATTTTGCTTCTTCGCTCATCATATCCTTATTCCAGCTCGGTTCAAAAGTAAGTTCTAAATCAACACTTTTTACATGTTCTACTTCTGCTACTTTATCTTTTACTTCCTGAGGAAGTGTTTCTGCTACCGGGCAGTTTGGAGTGGTAAGGGTCATTATTATTTTTACGTCAGCATCATCGGAGATCTGTACATCATAAATAAGCCCTAATTCGTAAATATCTACCGGAATTTCGGGATCATATACGGTTTTTAGCACGGTGATGATTTCTTCACCAATGTCTGCAATTTGATCGTCTGTAAATTTCATTTTTTAATCTAAATTGATATTCCTTTTCAACAAATCTTCCTGACGCATGCGTCGGAAAATATTTGCCAAAGTTAAGACATCTTTTTCACAATAATCAACAATTCGCTGCAAGTCTTTTTCTATGTAGTAAATTGATGAAACCATTGAGCCATCGATATCATCCTTTGGAGTGGGAATACCAAAGACATGAGCCAATAATTCCAGTGATACAAAACTTTTATAGTCCCCGAATTTCCACAGTTCCATTGTATCTATATGAGGAATTTCCCACGGCTTTTTCCCAAACATCTGAAAAGGAGCAGGCGGCTGCATTCCGTTGATGAGATACCTTCG is a genomic window of Chryseobacterium nakagawai containing:
- a CDS encoding LytR/AlgR family response regulator transcription factor, whose translation is MSSNIPKMKCLIVDDEPLARFHLKELADKIDFLSVEGTYATALEADAKVKETEIDLLFLDINMPYLNGIDFLEQLENPPLCIFTTAYSEYALEGFRLQVVDYLLKPIAFNRFYQAVNKAQQQFIISEKLKKNTSLDDPFLYVRQSDTFIKVSWVDILYIESMQNYTKLHFKDKSLVIHQTMKAIEESLPSEHFFRIHKSFLINIIHIDMISGGRLFINKTELPISRTRKEELLNQVVYKKLISK
- a CDS encoding sensor histidine kinase, whose translation is MKQFLIQVTVITLILSLIYALVFTYVDEADKGTLPSDFRDQIPFLWRGFYMSLPASFLINGSACGIRFYQEHGKIERDHILLQQAHLENQLKLLQDQINPHVVFNILNHIHILMKHDTVLADYLLMKFSDILRYQLYHCNQNLVPLDKEIEYLQNLVEVEKLRWGNELDVKSTFKLNDKKVLIAPLLLVPFIENAFKYVCRLPGQTGYVKIFCKEENNALYFYVENSYSEIAVHKKKDSGIGLQNVQKRLKLQYPNAYDLTIEPDNLVYKVTLTLKLSEKNEQ
- a CDS encoding porin family protein: MKQQFLAFCSLLLCITCSMDTQAQQTPSIHIGIKGGTNFTKTSTESSSLEGKYGFGYQAGVMARVDIGSLYVQGETLFNKRKTTYESKDSGSAKLTWNAVDVPIVIGYKLVKTDDFNLRVFAGGVYSYAFNNKLSTSESIQEGFKKFDKSNIGITGGIGIDYKNFTVDLRYENGLSNISKEFKSKPHSFSLGIGYFLF
- the pepT gene encoding peptidase T; protein product: MSTIEFNPLWKEKLLNRFLSYVKIYSTSDAESESTPSTERQWDIANYITEELKTIGLEDVSIDEHGYIMGYVPSNLENDDRPTIGFISHYDTSPDFNGENVKPQVWKNYDGNDLLLNQTTGFTLSPSRFESLKKYIGQTLITTDGNTLLGADDKAGCAEIVTAAEYLIAHPEIKHGRIAVGFTPDEEIGRGAHKFDVAKFGAEWAYTMDGGEVGELEYENFNAAGAVVKIHGLSVHPGYAYGKMINAALLAAEFAQTLPANETPATTKGFEGFYHLMDITADISEAKLQYIIRDHDADKFEARKKFMEEKVAEFNQKHGEGTAEVEIKEQYRNMKQQFEGKMHIVDLAAKAMTEAGIEPKIKAIRGGTDGAQLSYMGLPCPNIFAGGINFHGPYEYVALESMEKATEVIINIVKA
- a CDS encoding hydroxymethylglutaryl-CoA lyase; its protein translation is MFLTECPRDAMQGWGEFIPTDKKIDYINSLMDVGFDVLDCLSFVSPKAIPQMADSDEVAENIDKSRSKTKVSAIIGNYRGAEKALKHESVDILGFPFSISETFQHRNTNKSQEEAFDEIIKMLELVKTEGKQLNIYFSMAFGNPYGEMWKWEDVDQWAQRFSDIGVKDILLSDTTGVATPETIALLFEKIPSKYPGINFGGHFHNRYEESYSKLKAAYDQGCRRFDSAIKGIGGCPMAKDDLVGNMPTEQVINFMSVEKADHKLNLLNFESSYNKAKDIFHF
- a CDS encoding sulfurtransferase, translating into MSPIVSPSDLKKLPTENLIILDARVGKDVQQNYLEKHIKGARFIDLDKDLAEIGPDAAFGGRHPLPTPEKFAETLSDLGIAENSHIVVYDDKNGSNAAARAWWMLRSFGFENVQVLDGGIQAAENNAIELSSGKETFEKAPTIKKENWTLPISSLEDVENELKSNVSTVVDVRDAYRYRGESEPIDLVAGHIPGAINIPFSENLDENGFFLNPEVLKEKYSRLLENRPGNLIIHCGSGVTACHTILALAYAGFKIPNLYVGSWSEWSRREGKAIAKEV
- a CDS encoding SUF system Fe-S cluster assembly protein; its protein translation is MKFTDDQIADIGEEIITVLKTVYDPEIPVDIYELGLIYDVQISDDADVKIIMTLTTPNCPVAETLPQEVKDKVAEVEHVKSVDLELTFEPSWNKDMMSEEAKFELGML